In a single window of the Magnolia sinica isolate HGM2019 chromosome 7, MsV1, whole genome shotgun sequence genome:
- the LOC131251710 gene encoding ylmG homolog protein 2, chloroplastic has translation MGIRTQPIETRQDLNPTSTGPRIPGSLDGQDLLKPDRDLDPRYYDPRGNSVILTSQKPSNVIRAPSPSPRSPTANERKVMAAASSTEAPHNFFRKCPLLFPAFPNLPFSTSPPSSPRPNLLSSAADRLLRTLSDAAQNPFFQRLLSPFSDAPLHAISQIRFKHCGSPNPFSAHNFAAILPGDTVAGVVVTNGILNFLNIYNTLLVVRLVLTWFPNSPPAIVSPLSTICDPYLNIFRGIIPPLGGTLDLSPILAFLVLNAFTSAAAALPAELPVSGTPQHRSSTQPKLFNPTAMQKKWMRRLSGKGLKTTDERS, from the exons ATGGGTATCCGAACCCAACCGATTGAGACCAGGCAAGACCTGAACCCGACCAGTACAGGTCCGAGAATTCCAGGAtccttggacggtcaggatcttcTAAAACCAGATAGAGATTTGGACCCTAGATATTATGATCCCAGGGGCAATTCCGTCATTTTAACTTCCCAAAAACCCTCCAACGTTATCCGAGCTCCCTCTCCTTCCCCACGCTCTCCTACCGCTAACGAACGAAAAGTCATGGCTGCTGCTTCTTCCACGGAAGCTCCTCACAATTTCTTCCGAAAATGCCCACTCCTTTTCCCCGCATTCCCTAATTTACCCTTCTCCACCTCCCCTCCATCATCTCCAAGGCCCAATCTCCTGTCCTCCGCGGCGGACCGACTCCTCCGAACGTTATCAGATGCCGCCCAAAACCCCTTCTTTCAAAggcttctctctcctttctccgaCGCTCCCCTCCACGCCATCTCCCAG ATCCGTTTCAAACACTGTGGGAGTCCGAACCCTTTCTCCGCTCACAACTTCGCTGCTATTTTGCCGGGCGATACTGTGGCAGGTGTAGTGGTGACTAATGGTATCTTGAACTTCTTGAACATCTACAATACATTGCTGGTTGTCAGGCTGGTGTTGACATGGTTTCCCAACTCTCCTCCAGCTATCGTCAGCCCTCTCAG cACTATATGCGATCCTTATCTCAACATATTTCGTGGGATCATCCCACCTCTTGGTGGAACGTTGGATCTCTCCCCCATACTAGCATTCTTGGTTCTAAATGCCTTCACGAGCGCCGCCGCCGCGCTTCCTGCTGAACTGCCGGTTTCTGGGACACCCCAACATCGTTCTTCAACTCAACCTAAGCTTTTCAATCCCACAGCAATGCAGAAAAAATGGATGAGAAGGTTATCCGGCAAGGGATTGAAAACAACTGATGAGAGAAGTTAG
- the LOC131251711 gene encoding uncharacterized protein LOC131251711, whose protein sequence is MEGTYNEEAATAEDAYNINLVPSELFLKFRKEIEGLRVGLNLEFYNFQSNEYQAKLVLKPLARRWKFVYEPLNGDIRLLSKKIPLNRYINLQVGIGHNFQYNATGWKWKLSTSLGGDGVSQIRNKTTVGLFPGFDLRFGWRAEYILPEIHGAMGTGEPMFNMNYGRLQASLDRVEAIATHTTLRDAC, encoded by the exons ATGGAGGGAACTTACAACGAAGAAGCAGCGACGGCTGAGGATGCTTACAACATCAATTTGGTCCCTTCGGAATTGTTTCTCAAATTCAGGAAGGAGATTGAAGGACTCCGAGTCGGTCTCAATTTGGAG TTCTATAATTTTCAGAGCAATGAGTACCAGGCGAAGCTGGTATTAAAGCCTTTGGCACGGAGGTGGAAGTTTGTTTACGAGCCCCTAAATGGGGATATACGCCTTCTATCGAAAAAGATCCCCTTAAATAGATATATCAATCTTCAG GTTGGAATAGGCCATAACTTCCAATACAATGCAACTGGATGGAAATGGAAGCTTTCTACGAGTTTGGGTGGGGATGGTGTTTCACAGATTCGGAACAAAACAACGGTCGGCTTGTTCCCAGGATTTGATTTGCGGTTTGGCTGGAGGGCTGAGTACATCCTTCCCGAGATTCATGG GGCCATGGGCACTGGGGAACCGATGTTCAACATGAACTATGGACGGTTGCAAGCATCATTAGATAGAGTAGAGGCCATTGCAACTCATACCACATTAAGAGATGCTTGTTGA